In Camelus bactrianus isolate YW-2024 breed Bactrian camel chromosome 10, ASM4877302v1, whole genome shotgun sequence, a genomic segment contains:
- the LMO2 gene encoding rhombotin-2 isoform X1, translating to MEGSAVTVLERGGASSPPERRSKRRRRSGGGGARAPEGVRAPAASQPRATKGAPPPPGTPPPSPMSSAIERKSLDPSEEPVDEVLQIPPSLLTCGGCQQNIGDRYFLKAIDQYWHEDCLSCDLCGCRLGEVGRRLYYKLGRKLCRRDYLRLFGQDGLCASCDKRIRAYEMTMRVKDKVYHLECFKCAACQKHFCVGDRYLLVNSDIVCEQDIYEWTKINGMI from the exons atggaag GGAGCGCGGTGACTGTCCTTGAGCGCGGAGGGGCGAGCTCGCCGCCAGAGCGCCGGAGCAAGAGGAGGCGcaggagcggcggcggcggcgcccgaGCACCCGAGGGGGTCCGAGCCCCGGCAGCTAGCCAACCCCGCGCCACAAAGGGAGCGCCCCCGCCGCCTGGCAcgccacctccctccccaatgTCCTCGGCCATCGAGAGGAAGAGCCTGGACCCGTCTGA GGAGCCAGTGGATGAGGTGCTGCAGATCCCCCCATCCCTGCTGACATGCGGAGGCTGCCAGCAGAACATCGGGGACCGCTACTTCCTGAAGGCCATCGACCAGTACTGGCATGAGGACTGCCTGAGCTGTGACCTCTGCGGGTGCCGGCTGGGCGAGGTGGGCCGGCGCCTCTACTACAAGTTGGGCCGGAAGCTCTGCCGGAGAGACTATCTCAG GCTTTTTGGCCAGGACGGTCTCTGCGCTTCCTGCGACAAGCGGATCCGTGCCTATGAGATGACGATGCGGGTGAAGGACAAAGTGTACCACCTGGAGTGTTTCAAGTGTGCCGCCTGTCAGAAGCATTTCTGTGTGGGCGACAGATACCTCCTCGTCAACTCCGACATAGTGTGTGAACAGGACATCTACGAATGGACTAAGATCAACGGGATGATATAG
- the LMO2 gene encoding rhombotin-2 isoform X2: MSSAIERKSLDPSEEPVDEVLQIPPSLLTCGGCQQNIGDRYFLKAIDQYWHEDCLSCDLCGCRLGEVGRRLYYKLGRKLCRRDYLRLFGQDGLCASCDKRIRAYEMTMRVKDKVYHLECFKCAACQKHFCVGDRYLLVNSDIVCEQDIYEWTKINGMI; encoded by the exons atgTCCTCGGCCATCGAGAGGAAGAGCCTGGACCCGTCTGA GGAGCCAGTGGATGAGGTGCTGCAGATCCCCCCATCCCTGCTGACATGCGGAGGCTGCCAGCAGAACATCGGGGACCGCTACTTCCTGAAGGCCATCGACCAGTACTGGCATGAGGACTGCCTGAGCTGTGACCTCTGCGGGTGCCGGCTGGGCGAGGTGGGCCGGCGCCTCTACTACAAGTTGGGCCGGAAGCTCTGCCGGAGAGACTATCTCAG GCTTTTTGGCCAGGACGGTCTCTGCGCTTCCTGCGACAAGCGGATCCGTGCCTATGAGATGACGATGCGGGTGAAGGACAAAGTGTACCACCTGGAGTGTTTCAAGTGTGCCGCCTGTCAGAAGCATTTCTGTGTGGGCGACAGATACCTCCTCGTCAACTCCGACATAGTGTGTGAACAGGACATCTACGAATGGACTAAGATCAACGGGATGATATAG